In bacterium, the sequence AAAAAGAGAAAGAATTTTTTGATAAAGAATCTCTTGAAAATCCATACTCTGACTCAAGAATATTAAATGGCAGCGGTGATGAGACGATTAAAACTGTGCTTGTCGGTATAGATATTGAAGTTGGCGAGCTCATTCTGGCAGATATCCTAAGAAATAGAGGCAAACAGATAGATGCAGTTATAGCTCATCATCCTGAAGGATTGCCATATGCGATGCTGTATGATGTAATGAAAATGCAGGCAAACATTCTCAGTTTGCACGGTGTACCAATTAATGTAGCAGAAAGCCTGATGGAACATAGAGTTAAGGAAGTTCAGAGAAGACTTATGCCGATAAATCATACAAGAGCAGTTGACGCAGCCAGATTAATCGGACTGCCTTTTATGAACCTTCATACACCTGCCGATAATATGGTGGCGACATACTTGCAGAGGCTTTTTGATAAAGAAGAACCTTGTACAATGAACGAAGTTGTAAGCATGCTGTTGGAAATAGAGGAGTATAAGCAAGCTGCGATGAATGGTGCAGGCCCTAATATTCTTATTGGATCAAAAGAGAGAAGCGCTGGCAAAATATTTATAGATATGACAGGCGGAACGGAAGGCTCAAAGGATATATTCAAAATGCTTCTTGCTAGTGATATAAACACAATTGTGTGTATGCATTTAAGTGAGGATCATAGAAAAGAGGCTGAAAAGAATCACTTGAACGTCATAATCGCAGGGCATATAGCAAGTGATAATCTAGGTTTAAATCTCATGTTTGATCGTTTGCTACTAGATCCGAAGATTAATGTGATTGAATGCTCTGGATTCAGGCGGGTTAAGAGAAAGTAAATAGAACTATGGACAAACACATAGTAGAAATACTCGAGGAGAGCATCGCAGTAAAGCAGGATATTATAGCTAATCAGATTGACGTTATAGTTAAGATGGTAAACAGCATTGCTGATGTGTTGAGCGGGGGAGGGAAGCTGCTTGTTTTTGGGAATGGAGGCAGTGCTGCTGACGCACAGCATATTGCTGGAGAACTGGTTGGCAGGTTTGAACTGGAACGAAGCGCACTACCGGCAATTGCCTTAACTACAGATAGCTCTGTAATAACCTCAATATCCAATGATTACAGCTTTAATGAGATTTTTTCGCGTCAGATAGAGGCATTAGGAACTCAGAAAGATATGGCTTTGGGTATATCAACAAGTGGAAGTTCCGAGAATGTATTAGCTGGTATCCGTAAGGCAAAAAACATGAAACTTGCAAC encodes:
- a CDS encoding D-sedoheptulose 7-phosphate isomerase, translated to MDKHIVEILEESIAVKQDIIANQIDVIVKMVNSIADVLSGGGKLLVFGNGGSAADAQHIAGELVGRFELERSALPAIALTTDSSVITSISNDYSFNEIFSRQIEALGTQKDMALGISTSGSSENVLAGIRKAKNMKLATIGFSGKEGGTLAKITDLCFIAPSSSTPRIQEAHITVIHIICKLVEERLYCEQRQS
- a CDS encoding NGG1p interacting factor NIF3, with the translated sequence MNLKELYRKAIKIGIKNDPRSEKTVLGELKKNKNKYEELKKKEKEFFDKESLENPYSDSRILNGSGDETIKTVLVGIDIEVGELILADILRNRGKQIDAVIAHHPEGLPYAMLYDVMKMQANILSLHGVPINVAESLMEHRVKEVQRRLMPINHTRAVDAARLIGLPFMNLHTPADNMVATYLQRLFDKEEPCTMNEVVSMLLEIEEYKQAAMNGAGPNILIGSKERSAGKIFIDMTGGTEGSKDIFKMLLASDINTIVCMHLSEDHRKEAEKNHLNVIIAGHIASDNLGLNLMFDRLLLDPKINVIECSGFRRVKRK